TACGCGGTGGCCACGGCAGACCGGATCATCAACCCCGATCTGGAGCGCATGTACGCCAAGCGTGCCAACAGCCACACGATCGAGATCGCCGGGGCCAGCCACTCGGTGTACCAGTCGCACCCGGAAGAGGTGGCGGCGTTGATTGAACAGGCCGCGAAGACGGCGGGAGCGGCGAGGTAAAGCGACGTTTCGCCAGCCGTATTCCGACAAATGCAGCATAGCTGCCGGCCAGATCAGTGCCGGCAGCTATAGCCTTTTCAGATCGTGCGATCCCATATGGCTTTCCCTGCCGCCATGGCCCAGTCGGCGGTGTCCTTCGGAAAGATATTCCGGAAGGGGCCGGTGGTTTTCGGAATGAGTTCGACCATCTTCCCGATCATGTCCTCGGGATTCAGGCGCATCTCTGGCTTATCGAGCAGGGCATTCGTCTGCGCTTTGTACGATGCGCGGGTGGTGAAGTTCACGTCATCGTCCAGCCAGCGGTAGGCGGCCTCGACCATGCGCTCGTTGAATCCCGTGAAGAACGGCCCGGGGTTGATCGTCTGCACCTGGATACCGAATTCCTTCAGCTCATCCTGCATCGCCTCCGCGATCGCCTGGAGCGCATGTTTGGTGGCCGAATAGCTGGCCAGCATGCCAGGGCTGACCACGCCAAGGATCGAGGAGGTGAACACCACCTTTCCTTTTACCTTGTTCTTGACCCAGCGGCGTACGACGCGCTGTGTCAGGTCGAGCAAGGCGAATACGTTGACCTCGAAATTGTGCTTGAGGATCGGGATGGGGATCTCCGCGATGGGTCCGGCCTCGCCGATGCCGGCATTACTGACCAATACGTCGAAATCGAGCTTCGCGGCGGCCGCGATGTCATATGGGTCAAGCAGGTTTAGCTTGGTGACGCTGAGGTTGGGAATGCCTTCAGCGGCGGCCCTGTCGCGCAAGGCAGTGACCTGTGGCCAGGATTCGGCGGTAGCGATGACAGTGTGGCCCTTTTTGGCCAGGCCTATCGCGGTTCCTTCGCCGAGGCCGGAGCCTGCGCCGGTAATAAGGATCGTTCTGGGCACGTGGAGTACTCCTCTGGTTCAGAGGTGGTGGCCTGCCGTGCTCGATGGGAAACCTTTTGCGGCGCGGGTTCCATTGTACGTAGGTGTGGATTCGCGGATGGCGGTAGCTTCCTGCAAATCGGGTGGTTATAGCCAATGGGTAAGGCCGTTACCCCGGAGAAACCGCCTTCACGTAGGTGGCCTTTTCCCGCAATAGCGCATAGGTCGCATCGTCGGGGAATTGGGTCAGGAGGTAGCGTGGCGGCACCAGATCGCCATGCGGCTGGCGCAGTTCGGGCACGTGGGGCAGCGCATCGGCCCACTCGATTTCGAGAAGCTCGTTCCTCTGGCGGCAGAGGAGCCAGAGAAGGTCGCATTCAGGCAGGAGGGTTCGCACATCCCGTGTCCATTGGGCGGACCCGGTAATCCGCCCTGTTTCGGTATTCTGGGCCGCCCGGTAGGTCGCAACGAAGACGTCGACCTGTTCCTTGTCATGGATTTTCTCAAGCAACGTCTTCTGATCGCCGTACATCCCATCGAGACGTTTGTAGCGTGCAAGCGTCAGCCTGCGCTTAATGTCAGGCGGTAGTGGTGCCTCGAATGGCGTCCATGTGCCTTCGCGCAGGATAAAGAGCTGCGGGCTCATGGGGCGGGTATCGTTTTCGAGAATGTCCGCGGCGAGCGAAGCGATCAAGGCGATGCCATCGTCATCAAGGCTGCCGGTAACGAGAAGATGGTCGCGTGAGGGAATCATGGCGACCGGTACGCCGTGGACGGGCAGCCGATGGATCATATCCGTCAGCAGGATACGTGACGCATCGTACACGTCGTGCCAGGTCGATACCCAAACCCCGCCGTGGCGCTCCATGCCCCCGTCCTGCGTTCGGTCACGCAGGTTAGCCAATGCACGAGTGAAGGCCGATTCCTCATCGAGGCCGGCATCGCTCAGGGCGGTTGGGTTCACCGTCCGGGTCGCGTGCTCCAGATCCTGGACCAGCGTGATGGAAAGGTCGCCTGAGAAGGGCGTGGACCAGGGAAGCTTGGCGGGGCCGGCGTCACTCGTTAGCCGCGCGGAGAGTGACGCCCAACTGAACATCCCGGCATCGCGAATGACCGGCATGAGGTGCGTGGCCAAATCCCCCGGGGTGTCGCTTTGCGTCTCCGTCAGGGCGAGCACGTATTTGTCGATGACCCGGTCGCGTTCACCGCGCGCGACCTTGCCCGTGTCGGTGAACGCGTTATGCAGCATCATCGTGAAGGGGCGGCCGCCGGGTAGCTCGAACTGGATCTGGAAGCTATCAGCGTCGTAGTTGGCCGATGTGGCCTGCACCAATGACCGGGCACGCTGGATCACCCTGGCGGCAAATTCATCGCGCGACCATGCCCGCCGGCGGAATACGTCGAAGATCCCCATCCCCGTTCCTTGCTGGTGTCGATGGGAGGAAATTAGCTGACGAGGCTAGTATTGCCAAGGTGGGCTTTTCCGCCCACGACGCCCCCACTTTCTCAGCAAAGCCTAAGCCGGCCGCGCTTTAATCAAGGTGCTGTCAAATGGTCGTGGACCTGCCTGGTGCAGGGGGAGGCATTATGCGGGCCCTGGGCGTTCGTTCGGCACTGCTGCTGATACTGGCGATTCCGCTTCCGGCCATGGCGGGCGGCGGACCCTTCGGTATCGATCATCGGGTGAGCTACGACAACAGCGGGATCTGGAAACGATCCAACCAGAACATCCTCCGCTACGGCACGATCCTCACCGTGGGGCTTGGCGCGCTGGCACTGGGCGACAACGACAAGGAGGGCGATACGTTCTGGCGAGCGGTGGATTCCACGATCATGACGGTCGGCGCGACCACGGTCATGAAGTACACCTTTCGCCGTGAGCGCCCCTCGCGAACGGATGACCCGGACCAATGGTTCAAGGGAGGCAGCCAGAACCACAGCTTCCCCAGTGGCGAGGTCGCGCTGATCTCGGCCGCCGTCACGCCGTTTATCGTGAATTACCGGGAAGACCACCCCTGGGTTTACGCGCTGGCCTTGCTGCCTGCGTACGACGCAGTGGCCCGCGTAAAGGTACGCGGGCACTGGCAAAGCGATGTGCTTGTCGGCGCTGCGCTGGGCACCACGATCGGAATCTGGAGTTCCCGGCGAACCGAATCGCCTATCGTCCTGAGCTGGTTGCCGGGCGGTTTCCGAGTCGGATTTATCCATCACTTCCGCTAACGGTTCAGAAATCCCAGATCACCGGCACCCAGCGGAACGTATCGCCATTCAACACGACGCGTCCTACGGACGGGAAGGGTAGGTGTGTCGCCACCAGCAACGAGCCGGTTTCCGCCATTTCGTTGAACAGGCGCACACGAACGCGCTCGGCTTCTTCGGGATCGTGCTCGAAGCCGTTGAACCAGTCGGGGTGGTCGAACGCGACCGGGAACATGGCATCGCCGGCGAAGGTCAGGCGCTCGTTGCGCGAGGCGATATCGACCACGCAATGGCCGGGTGTGTGGCCGCCGGTCTTGCGTGCGACCACGCCCGGCGCGACCTCATACGAGGCATCGAAAGTATGGATGCGGTCGCGATATTCGCTGGCGAAGCGTTGTGCCGTCGAACGCAGTACCGGCGGCACGGCAGCCGGCATCGACGTATGCGTGAAATCCGGGGCTTCCCAAAAAGCCAGCTCAGTAGCAGTGACATGGATGCGAACGTCAGGGCGCAGGCGTTCCTTCACGCCATCGACCAGTAAGCCACCGACATGATCCATATGCATGTGCGTGATCACGATATCGGTGACCGATTCAAGATCGATGCCGGCGTGCGCCAGGCGCTGCGGGAACTGGCCGGCACGCGGGAAATCCGGGAACTGCACGCCCAGGCCGGCATCGACCAGGATGGTCTGCTCGCCTGTGCGTACCACGAGCACATTCAACGGCCAATCGAACTTGTCCGGCGGCATGCACATCGAGCCGAGCCAGTTCGACAGGTCGGCCGGCGCGGCATTCGTCGCCATGGTCACGGTAGGTAGCGGAAGGACGCCATCGCTGACGACCAGGACATCGATATCGCCCACCTTGACGGCATAACGGGACGGAACGAGTTCTTCGGTGGCGCGCGTGGCTGGGCGTGTGGCGTTGGCTACGGCAGACATGGTGAATCTCCAGTGGGGGACGCCTGCATCGTAGGCTGCGATGAAAAACACCAGTAGATCCGCCGGACACGCCAAAGTGTTGCCCGCCACGCACCAAAAATAGCCGACAGCTACAAGCCACGGGCCTCTCTAGGAGCGCGCTTGAGCGCGATCCCCAGCACACGCTGCGCCTCGGTAACTCCGTACTTCTACTGACCCTGCCAAAGCATTCCTACGCTCGCACAGCGGGCCGCCCACCAACACCATGGATGACGCATCCCGCATGGCCCGCCCACAGGAGAGATCACATGCACATCCTGCCCCTTGTACCGATGTGCCTGGTCGCCGCAATCGCGGCATGGTCCATGCCCGAAGCAACGCTTGCCCAGGCGGCAGCACCCGCCGCGGCCTCGACGGTGCATGGCACGGCGTACGAGCTATCTCGCCAGAAAGAAACTGAATCGGTCACCGTCACGCAGATCGACCGGAAGACGCGCTTCGTGACCCTGAAGAGCGAGAAGGGCGACGAATTCACGATCGAGGCCAGCCCCGAGGTGCGCAACTTTGCCCAGCTCAAGGTGGGCGATGTGGTCACGATCACCTACGAGGCGGCAACCGCACTGGAGATCCTGCCGGCCAATGGCGGCACGCTCGGCGTGGAGAGCGCGATGGATAGTGCCCGGTCCGAACCCGGCGCCAAGCCAGGCGGCGTGGTGGGTAAATCCATCTCCGTGACCAGCCGGATCAGCGCCATTGACCTGGCCGCCCACACCGTGACCCTGACCGGTCCGGATGGTAAGCAACGCAGGATCGAGGTGCATGACCCGGCACGCCAGGCCCGGATGAGCAGCCTGAAGGTGGGCGACCTGGTCAGGATGACGTATGTGGAAGGCGTGGCCATCCAGGTCACGCCCAAATAGGATGCGTCCGAATTGATCTGGGATCAGAAGTGCGCGCGCAAGGTGACGCCCACCAGGCGCGGATCACTCGGCTGGCCCAGGATCAGGCCCGAATTGCCCGTCTGCACGGTGAGTGCCGTGACGTAATTCCGGTCGAACAGGTTGCGGGCGAACACATCCACTTCCCAGTTATCGTCAAACCGGTAACCGATGCTGGCGTTGACCACCGCGTAGCCTGCGATGCGGGTATAAATCGAGTTGGCCGTATCGGAGTTGTAGTCGCTGCGCGCGCTGGTGTCGGCATGGACGAGGAATGCGTCGCTACCGATGGGCAGTTCGTAATCGAATCCGAGTGAGCCAGCCCACTTGGAGAGCCCCGCGAGTGGCAGGCCCGTGAGTACATAAGCGCCCGGCGTATCCGGGTTGCCGCGCGGGTTTGAGGTTTTGATCGCCAGGCTCGCCGGCACGACCAGCGGCTGGCAACCGCCCGTTGCATTGGGGTTCTGCCATTCCAGCGGGCAGGGGCCCTTGGGATAATCCGTGTACTTGCCATCCGCGTACGCGAACGACGCGCGCACGGTGAAGCCCCTGAAGAGCAGCGCGGCAAAATCGCCCTCAACGCCCTGCACCCGCACCTCCGGGATATTCGCTGGGTATGTGCGGATGGCGGCCGTTTCGGTGCTGGAGGTGATATTGGCCTGGTAGTTACGCACCACGGTTCGATAGGCGGCAAAGTTCGCCGTGGCGCGGCCATTCCACCATGCCGATTTCAGACCGGCTTCCGCGGTTCGGTTTGTCTCGTCCTTGATCACCGCGGTGGCCAGCACCGGGTTGTTCGCGGCATCCAGCGGCAGGCCGGACATATTGAGGCCGCCGGACTTGTAGCCGTAGGCGTAGCCTACGTAACCCATCAGGTTGTCGGTGAACTGGTACGACAGGTTCAGGCGCCCCGACGGATTGCCGCCATTATCCGAGGCGCGATAG
Above is a genomic segment from Luteibacter aegosomatissinici containing:
- a CDS encoding SDR family oxidoreductase gives rise to the protein MPRTILITGAGSGLGEGTAIGLAKKGHTVIATAESWPQVTALRDRAAAEGIPNLSVTKLNLLDPYDIAAAAKLDFDVLVSNAGIGEAGPIAEIPIPILKHNFEVNVFALLDLTQRVVRRWVKNKVKGKVVFTSSILGVVSPGMLASYSATKHALQAIAEAMQDELKEFGIQVQTINPGPFFTGFNERMVEAAYRWLDDDVNFTTRASYKAQTNALLDKPEMRLNPEDMIGKMVELIPKTTGPFRNIFPKDTADWAMAAGKAIWDRTI
- a CDS encoding phosphatase PAP2 family protein, producing MAGGGPFGIDHRVSYDNSGIWKRSNQNILRYGTILTVGLGALALGDNDKEGDTFWRAVDSTIMTVGATTVMKYTFRRERPSRTDDPDQWFKGGSQNHSFPSGEVALISAAVTPFIVNYREDHPWVYALALLPAYDAVARVKVRGHWQSDVLVGAALGTTIGIWSSRRTESPIVLSWLPGGFRVGFIHHFR
- a CDS encoding MBL fold metallo-hydrolase — its product is MSAVANATRPATRATEELVPSRYAVKVGDIDVLVVSDGVLPLPTVTMATNAAPADLSNWLGSMCMPPDKFDWPLNVLVVRTGEQTILVDAGLGVQFPDFPRAGQFPQRLAHAGIDLESVTDIVITHMHMDHVGGLLVDGVKERLRPDVRIHVTATELAFWEAPDFTHTSMPAAVPPVLRSTAQRFASEYRDRIHTFDASYEVAPGVVARKTGGHTPGHCVVDIASRNERLTFAGDAMFPVAFDHPDWFNGFEHDPEEAERVRVRLFNEMAETGSLLVATHLPFPSVGRVVLNGDTFRWVPVIWDF